The following proteins are encoded in a genomic region of Spirosoma sp. SC4-14:
- a CDS encoding S8 family serine peptidase has translation MQKYPNENQGKPSPLPYEEIPYQLSNEELLKIDKERLDNRIFPAAARLDRRGRIINPQQFIIADKGAAIDRLVVGRTFWLESSGTPGRIGVRVLKSRKPSVTGKRYVLVETLSGEELVHLEDTETQIYTGPTSPNSIGVIHPGTSNPDGRDHSGQINSYGVASLVIPLLNNGIQIQQTAQIAAYENDAALGTATIAVLDSGIRFTTPTPRLTISSDISWDFVSDDNTPEGDPFPVDNHYGLHGTKICSIIKRVAPEVGILPVKVSNQNGQLSLYDALCGLEFARTHGARVVNASWSFTSNGNNRPEEDFPLLLRAIRDLEESGVVVVAAAGNRNQYTPAANGHIGLNGAPNIYPACYSSIQDNVVTVTTIVQGATPPFSVFENFSSEFVDTGALTNGIASTPIGEFRIPGFIGSYRGSSFATPYVAAQIARILSSTPGYISKRAMLHRLREFHEESCLSSEIRNGGSYVVV, from the coding sequence ATGCAAAAGTACCCGAACGAGAATCAGGGCAAACCCAGCCCGCTCCCCTATGAGGAAATCCCTTATCAGTTATCCAACGAAGAACTTTTAAAAATTGATAAGGAACGATTAGATAACAGAATTTTTCCGGCTGCTGCTCGGCTGGATCGGCGAGGGCGCATCATCAATCCTCAACAATTTATTATTGCCGATAAGGGCGCTGCCATTGACCGATTGGTAGTAGGGCGAACTTTCTGGCTGGAATCGTCAGGTACGCCGGGACGAATTGGTGTACGGGTATTGAAATCGCGTAAGCCGTCGGTAACGGGCAAACGATACGTATTGGTCGAAACCTTGTCGGGCGAGGAGCTAGTCCATTTAGAAGATACAGAAACCCAGATTTATACCGGCCCAACATCGCCCAATAGTATTGGTGTTATTCATCCCGGCACTTCGAATCCTGACGGAAGAGATCACTCCGGGCAAATAAATAGTTATGGCGTAGCTTCTTTGGTCATTCCGCTGTTGAATAATGGGATACAGATACAGCAAACAGCACAGATTGCGGCTTACGAAAACGATGCGGCTCTAGGCACAGCGACCATAGCTGTTTTAGATTCAGGCATTCGTTTTACTACCCCAACTCCACGGCTAACCATCAGCAGTGACATAAGTTGGGATTTCGTGTCCGATGACAACACCCCAGAAGGCGACCCATTTCCCGTTGACAATCATTATGGTTTGCACGGCACCAAAATCTGTTCCATTATTAAACGTGTGGCCCCGGAAGTTGGCATACTGCCCGTAAAAGTCTCCAATCAGAACGGCCAGTTAAGTTTATACGATGCCCTGTGCGGTCTGGAGTTCGCCCGGACCCACGGCGCCCGTGTAGTCAATGCCAGTTGGTCATTCACGTCTAATGGAAATAATCGACCTGAGGAAGATTTTCCGTTATTACTGCGGGCCATTCGCGACCTCGAAGAATCGGGCGTAGTGGTGGTAGCGGCTGCGGGCAACAGAAATCAGTATACACCGGCTGCGAATGGCCATATTGGACTCAACGGAGCACCCAACATTTATCCGGCCTGCTACAGTTCTATTCAGGACAATGTCGTTACCGTGACAACTATAGTCCAGGGTGCGACTCCTCCTTTTTCTGTTTTCGAGAATTTTTCTTCCGAATTTGTCGATACCGGTGCCTTAACGAATGGTATTGCTTCAACGCCAATTGGCGAGTTTCGCATACCCGGTTTTATCGGTAGCTATCGAGGCAGTTCGTTTGCCACACCCTATGTAGCCGCTCAAATAGCCCGAATACTAAGTAGTACGCCTGGTTATATCAGCAAACGTGCTATGTTGCATCGACTTCGGGAATTTCATGAAGAATCTTGTCTATCGTCGGAAATTCGGAATGGTGGCTCCTACGTTGTGGTATAG
- a CDS encoding tetratricopeptide repeat protein, whose product MNTTDLETIENYVNGQLSAEERATFEQALRSDPAVADALAFYIMSKQAAQEQARQQRMAEFDALRQQQPALGQRPLGSWITYAAAASIVILLGLGWYFFGPTSESTVAENQFVDTYVATHFAELPTTMDGRTDSLKLGVDLFNKGKLAEAGVIFQDVLKRHPDTDSALKYAGIVSLRQGNYDQAIEQFHQLSQRSDLFSNPGLFYESLALLKRGQPMDKAKAKELLDEVIQKNLEGETEAEQIRATL is encoded by the coding sequence ATGAACACCACCGATCTGGAAACAATTGAAAACTACGTAAACGGCCAACTCTCGGCCGAAGAACGGGCGACGTTTGAGCAGGCTCTCCGCTCCGACCCTGCGGTTGCTGACGCCCTTGCGTTCTACATTATGTCGAAACAGGCCGCTCAGGAGCAGGCCCGCCAGCAACGCATGGCCGAATTCGACGCACTTCGTCAACAACAGCCCGCTTTAGGCCAGCGCCCGCTCGGTAGCTGGATAACCTATGCAGCGGCTGCCAGCATTGTTATTTTACTGGGCCTGGGCTGGTATTTTTTCGGACCAACATCCGAATCGACCGTGGCCGAAAATCAGTTTGTGGATACTTACGTAGCGACTCATTTTGCTGAACTTCCGACCACAATGGATGGCCGTACCGACAGCTTGAAACTAGGTGTCGATTTGTTCAACAAAGGGAAACTAGCCGAAGCCGGAGTTATTTTTCAGGATGTTCTGAAACGCCACCCCGATACCGACAGCGCACTAAAATATGCGGGCATTGTTTCCCTGCGGCAGGGCAATTACGACCAAGCGATTGAACAATTTCACCAACTGAGCCAGCGCAGCGATCTGTTTTCAAATCCGGGTTTGTTCTACGAAAGTCTGGCTTTGCTGAAACGCGGACAACCGATGGATAAGGCAAAGGCAAAAGAGTTGCTTGACGAAGTAATTCAGAAGAACTTAGAAGGGGAAACCGAAGCGGAACAAATCAGGGCAACATTATAG